Proteins encoded within one genomic window of Humulus lupulus chromosome 1, drHumLupu1.1, whole genome shotgun sequence:
- the LOC133821223 gene encoding uncharacterized protein LOC133821223 has translation MAGIRNYWMNIFMLPISAVHEIDRLCRSFLWGEKNNRSKFHCSSWSQVSLPKAMGGLGFKEGCLWNKVLLAKYLWALSSKQDVLWVKWIDGVYLKGKSIWDYHLKSDVSWYWRKICYLRESFFLARIWRLRLLMKEQVGFAKAVWSSITVPRHRFILWQAVVGHLLTRDNLARFHIEVGSVACPWVIWKNWLNGKPKSVMHRIYLSCLAASVYHIWCNRNMCYFSQVSYTPYSLVKMIKRTIKIRLQGRFSQKDLSKNCNLYDFVQLL, from the exons ATGGCT GGTATTCGTAATTATTGgatgaacatctttatgcttcctaTTAGTGCGGTTCATGAAATAGACAGACTTTGTCGCAGTTTCCTTTGGGGAGAGAAGAATAATCGAAGTAAATTTCATTGCTCCTCTTGGTCCCAGGTTTCTCTTCCGAAAGCAATGGGAGGTCTGGGTTTCAAGGAAGGTTGTCTCTGGAATAAAGTCCTTTTGGCTAAGTACCTTTGGGCTTTATCTTCAAAGcaagatgtcttatgggtgaaaTGGATAGATGGAGTCTATTTAAAAGGAAAATCTATATGGGATTACCATCTGAAATCAGATGTTTCTTGGTACTGGCGCAAGATTTGTTATTTGAGAGAGTCTTTTTTTCTGGCAAGGATTTGGAGATTGCGGCTCCTCATG AAGGAGCAGGTGGGGTTTGCTAAGGCTGTTTGGAGCAGTATTACTGTGCCTAGACATCGATTTATTTTGTGGCAAGCGGTTGTTGGGCACCTTCTGACAAGAGATAATCTGGCCCGTTTTCATATTGAGGTTGGTTCTGTGGCCTGTCCG TGGGTCATTTGGAAGAACTGGCTGAACGGGAAGCCAAAATCAGTGATGCATCGCATATATTTATCTTGTTTAGCTGCTTCTGTGTATCATATATGGTGTAACCGAAACATGTGTTACTTCTCCCAGGTGTCCTATACTCCCTATAGCCTAGTAAAGATGATTAAGAGGACTATTAAGATTAGATTACAGGGTAGATTTAGTCAGAAAGATTTGAGCAAGAATTGTAATCTTTATGACTTTGTTCAGCTGTTATAA